The following proteins are co-located in the Primulina tabacum isolate GXHZ01 unplaced genomic scaffold, ASM2559414v2 Contig418, whole genome shotgun sequence genome:
- the LOC142534179 gene encoding uncharacterized protein LOC142534179 isoform X2 codes for MEFFKEAKAVRLRSHLNKYLAADDDQVSTRQSRIGDARRARWLVELVDGNSYVVRLKSCFNRYLTASNDHFLLGMTGHKVLQTSPENPEKDLTIEWQPIRDGFQVKLRAFGGTCLRANGGTPPWRNSVTHDNPHAATTHDWVMWDVEAVEVPEDEAVADYWSMVSSFSSVSDEITGLELGFESPVSVRSGLSDSASPSPRFSMKKKLSSKFSMPRAPAMDLFQNAKTVRLRNCHDKYLAAEEDEESVTQDRNGAAKSCKWTVEFVENSNNIIRLRSCYDKYLTASNQAFLLGMTGRKVTQTRPSKLDSSVEWEPIKENGAVKLKTRYGQFLRANGGFPPWRNSVTHDIPHRTATQEWIQWEVHVVEIMVEQSPVGKEESFASETSSPSTTLSPVSASFSGRESNDSLASSPPKASDGRLIYFHLADEYGEVDEGFEELRVSFKGNGVHELTRRLEVELGLEGITVCTRSPLNGKLYPLRLQLPPNNATMHVVVVPLSSRAQDSAKSEVLL; via the exons ATGGAATTCTTCAAGGAGGCGAAGGCGGTAAGATTAAGGAGCCACTTGAACAAGTACTTGGCGGCAGACGATGACCAAGTCTCCACGCGGCAGAGCAGGATCGGCGACGCCAGGAGAGCCCGGTGGCTGGTGGAGCTAGTCGACGGAAACAGCTACGTCGTCCGGCTGAAGAGCTGCTTTAACCGCTACCTCACCGCCTCGAACGACCACTTTCTATTGGGCATGACGGGGCACAAAGTCTTGCAGACTTCGCCGGAGAATCCCGAGAAAGATTTGACCATCGAGTGGCAGCCTATCAGAGATGGGTTCCAGGTGAAGCTGCGGGCTTTTGGTGGCACGTGCTTGAGGGCTAACGGCGGGACGCCGCCTTGGAGAAATTCGGTGACGCACGACAACCCTCATGCGGCGACGACGCATGATTGGGTCATGTGGGACGTGGAGGCGGTGGAGGTCCCGGAGGATGAGGCCGTGGCGGATTACTGGTCGATGGTTTCGAGCTTTTCGTCTGTTTCCGATGAGATCACCGGTCTGGAGTTAGGGTTCGAGTCGCCGGTTTCTGTGCGGTCTGGGCTGTCCGATTCGGCCTCACCTTCGCCTAGATTTTCCATGAAGAAGAAG CTTAGCTCGAAGTTTTCAATGCCACGAGCTCCAGCAATGGACTTGTTCCAGAACGCGAAAACGGTCCGCCTGAGGAATTGCCACGACAAGTACTTGGCGGCCGAGGAAGACGAGGAATCCGTCACCCAAGATCGCAACGGCGCCGCCAAGTCTTGTAAATGGACGGTCGAGTTTGTCGAGAATTCGAACAACATTATCCGGCTCAGGAGCTGCTACGACAAGTACTTGACGGCGTCGAATCAGGCGTTTCTTCTCGGGATGACTGGCCGGAAAGTGACCCAGACACGTCCGAGCAAGCTCGACAGCTCCGTAGAGTGGGAACCGATCAAGGAGAACGGCGCCGTGAAGTTGAAGACTAGGTACGGGCAGTTTTTGAGGGCGAATGGGGGTTTTCCGCCGTGGAGGAATTCGGTTACACATGATATTCCGCATCGGACGGCGACCCAGGAGTGGATTCAGTGGGAGGTTCATGTGGTGGAGATTATGGTGGAGCAATCTCCGGTGGGTAAAGAAGAATCTTTTGCTTCAGAAACCAGCTCGCCTTCCACCACGCTTTCGCCCGTGTCTGCCAGTTTTTCTGGTCGAGAG TCAAATGACTCTTTAGCTAGTTCGCCACCGAAGGCGAGTGATGGCAGATTGATTTATTTTCACCTCGCTGATGAATATGGAGAAGTGGATGAGGGGTTCGAGGAGCTGCGTGTTTCATTCAAGGGAAATGGCGTGCACGAGTTAACGAGGAGGCTGGAGGTTGAGTTGGGGCTTGAAGGGATCACGGTTTGCACTCGAAGCCCGTTGAATGGGAAGCTTTATCCTCTTCGTCTGCAGCTTCCACCCAATAATGCAACTATGCATGTTGTTGTTGTACCGCTTTCGTCACGAG CTCAAGATTCGGCGAAATCAGAAGTGCTGTTGTAG
- the LOC142534179 gene encoding uncharacterized protein LOC142534179 isoform X1, translating to MEFFKEAKAVRLRSHLNKYLAADDDQVSTRQSRIGDARRARWLVELVDGNSYVVRLKSCFNRYLTASNDHFLLGMTGHKVLQTSPENPEKDLTIEWQPIRDGFQVKLRAFGGTCLRANGGTPPWRNSVTHDNPHAATTHDWVMWDVEAVEVPEDEAVADYWSMVSSFSSVSDEITGLELGFESPVSVRSGLSDSASPSPRFSMKKKKLSSKFSMPRAPAMDLFQNAKTVRLRNCHDKYLAAEEDEESVTQDRNGAAKSCKWTVEFVENSNNIIRLRSCYDKYLTASNQAFLLGMTGRKVTQTRPSKLDSSVEWEPIKENGAVKLKTRYGQFLRANGGFPPWRNSVTHDIPHRTATQEWIQWEVHVVEIMVEQSPVGKEESFASETSSPSTTLSPVSASFSGRESNDSLASSPPKASDGRLIYFHLADEYGEVDEGFEELRVSFKGNGVHELTRRLEVELGLEGITVCTRSPLNGKLYPLRLQLPPNNATMHVVVVPLSSRAQDSAKSEVLL from the exons ATGGAATTCTTCAAGGAGGCGAAGGCGGTAAGATTAAGGAGCCACTTGAACAAGTACTTGGCGGCAGACGATGACCAAGTCTCCACGCGGCAGAGCAGGATCGGCGACGCCAGGAGAGCCCGGTGGCTGGTGGAGCTAGTCGACGGAAACAGCTACGTCGTCCGGCTGAAGAGCTGCTTTAACCGCTACCTCACCGCCTCGAACGACCACTTTCTATTGGGCATGACGGGGCACAAAGTCTTGCAGACTTCGCCGGAGAATCCCGAGAAAGATTTGACCATCGAGTGGCAGCCTATCAGAGATGGGTTCCAGGTGAAGCTGCGGGCTTTTGGTGGCACGTGCTTGAGGGCTAACGGCGGGACGCCGCCTTGGAGAAATTCGGTGACGCACGACAACCCTCATGCGGCGACGACGCATGATTGGGTCATGTGGGACGTGGAGGCGGTGGAGGTCCCGGAGGATGAGGCCGTGGCGGATTACTGGTCGATGGTTTCGAGCTTTTCGTCTGTTTCCGATGAGATCACCGGTCTGGAGTTAGGGTTCGAGTCGCCGGTTTCTGTGCGGTCTGGGCTGTCCGATTCGGCCTCACCTTCGCCTAGATTTTCCATGAAGAAGAAG AAGCTTAGCTCGAAGTTTTCAATGCCACGAGCTCCAGCAATGGACTTGTTCCAGAACGCGAAAACGGTCCGCCTGAGGAATTGCCACGACAAGTACTTGGCGGCCGAGGAAGACGAGGAATCCGTCACCCAAGATCGCAACGGCGCCGCCAAGTCTTGTAAATGGACGGTCGAGTTTGTCGAGAATTCGAACAACATTATCCGGCTCAGGAGCTGCTACGACAAGTACTTGACGGCGTCGAATCAGGCGTTTCTTCTCGGGATGACTGGCCGGAAAGTGACCCAGACACGTCCGAGCAAGCTCGACAGCTCCGTAGAGTGGGAACCGATCAAGGAGAACGGCGCCGTGAAGTTGAAGACTAGGTACGGGCAGTTTTTGAGGGCGAATGGGGGTTTTCCGCCGTGGAGGAATTCGGTTACACATGATATTCCGCATCGGACGGCGACCCAGGAGTGGATTCAGTGGGAGGTTCATGTGGTGGAGATTATGGTGGAGCAATCTCCGGTGGGTAAAGAAGAATCTTTTGCTTCAGAAACCAGCTCGCCTTCCACCACGCTTTCGCCCGTGTCTGCCAGTTTTTCTGGTCGAGAG TCAAATGACTCTTTAGCTAGTTCGCCACCGAAGGCGAGTGATGGCAGATTGATTTATTTTCACCTCGCTGATGAATATGGAGAAGTGGATGAGGGGTTCGAGGAGCTGCGTGTTTCATTCAAGGGAAATGGCGTGCACGAGTTAACGAGGAGGCTGGAGGTTGAGTTGGGGCTTGAAGGGATCACGGTTTGCACTCGAAGCCCGTTGAATGGGAAGCTTTATCCTCTTCGTCTGCAGCTTCCACCCAATAATGCAACTATGCATGTTGTTGTTGTACCGCTTTCGTCACGAG CTCAAGATTCGGCGAAATCAGAAGTGCTGTTGTAG